The DNA window ATTATGAACCGCAACTTTGCTTAAGTACCGCAATTCTTGGAGCAGTGGGCGTTGTACCTGATTGtgattttaacattttttattttatataagcaCATGTTTTAGTGCTTACCGTTGAACATATCGGTTTTAAATAATCCTTTTGCAATAATTTAATAGgggaatatataaataaatttatgattgaatCATTGATACACAGTGATCATACGACACCATTTTCCCTTGCAATCGTTTTTGAAGGATCATTTTAATCAGTGGATTAATACCCTATAACCGAGTCCACGTATCTACCCTCCTGacaaatcatgcatgcaaaaaagCGTCGCTATGAATAACTCCACATATCTACCCTCCAGACATATTGATCTTTATGAACAAAACTCAAATAAGTTATGGTCCATATATTTTCCGAGGGAGcattttaaaatcatttaataCTGGAGCAGTGAGGTTGTACATGATTGTGAtttgattttctaaatttaaatatttgttttccttccagtaaattaaatcaatataatattttgatagtCTCTAATATTTATCGTATGTATGCATCCAGATGTTCGAGACAACCTATTAAACAACATTCAAATCCATAATTATCTGAAAGAATATCAGATGTAGGATGctctaaacagaaaaacactACTTCACTTCATCTGCTGAAAAGAATTGATCAGCCAGTTCACATGACATGATGAAGGAATAAAATGTttgtgcatttttttattctattatattataatacaatTACAATAAAGCACCATCTTTGAGCATGACATAAGtgatacataattttatttaataaacttCATCCAATACACGTTGATGTTCACGTACACACTCACTAGTCATATACTAatgtattattatattttttgtgctagaataagttaatttacctcGTACGAAACGAACGTGGCCCGAGTATAACCGTTCAACCTAGTCCAATCAATCAACCTCAGCCTGCATAGGGCAGGCCAGCGCATCATCCAAGAAGGCCCACGAGCTACGGCCCGGCCCACTCAGCAGAAGCGGCCCAACCAAGCCCGATCCTCCTctcgagaaaaagaaaaacgaaaacgaaaatagaaaagagaaaaaagaaaaaacctcTCCTtgtccttccccttccccctcccccgGCAGCAGCGGCTCTTCCTGGTGCCCTAGCAGCCTCGCCGCGGGGTGCGCGAACACTACCTCCCCCTCtcgccctctcctcctcgtcggtaTCCATCTCCGCccgcccctctcctccctgcaccgccggcgccggccgctgccctctcctctgctgctgccgcgcggcagcggcggcggcggcggaggtggtggtggtgaaggtGGAGTCCACGTACCCCGGCGTGGGCTACGGAGTGATGCCTTCTCCTTCTGGCATGTACGAGGTACGTCGAGTACCGCTGGTCTATGCGGTTTCAGTGAATACGTGCGAAATGTTCTGGATTGATTTTTCAGCTCGCTCTGAATCCATGTCCCCCAATCCGAAGCAGTTGCATGTTCAGGGTCGGGATGCTGAGCTGCTGACACGGGGTGATAGTCCCATTGATGTTGTGCCGCCGCTAGGCATCGTTCCGGACGATTCCGAACAAGTAAGATCGTTGTCACTAATCTAATGCACCTTATCTAGAGACTTGGAATCAAATTAAGTGcaaaaacaattttcttttactgACCCTTAGGAAATCTGTTCTGCAGGTTTTAGCTCATGTAAACAGCATAAGTATACCTGGGAATCCAGGGAATGAAGTTTCTCCTTTACAAGCCTGGAACCTACCAGACCTGCACAGCGAAAAGGTTTAACTTGTTCATTATCTGTTTACTGTGTTGCATCCATTGGTCTATAAGAGCAAAGAAATTGGCAAGTGCACTTATAGGCAATAACAAACACATGTTTAATTGCATACAGGTATTACAGGCCAGTAAGAATGATGGGCAAATATTGATAACTCCACTTGAATTGATTAAGGTATTTAAAATCACTACTTTAATTACTTAGAATCACTTTATGCCTAGTATTAACTGGGAGATGAATAGCATCTAAGTCCAATGCAGAAACCTGTTGATAAGCAAGTAATTGCAGAAGGAAGACTGCAACTAACTGGTGATGGCCATCAGGTATGAAAATCAAACAATGCATTATATGCATATAGAGAGGATTGCTTTGGACATTTGAATATGGCATTGAATAGCTTAAGTGCTTAACAACAAATATCGATTGCATGCAGATACTATCTTCAAATGGCATGGACAAAACTGCACATGAACTATATTTGGATCAATTAGGGAGACAAACCAACATAATGGACCAACCAGAGCAGCGTACTGAAGAACAAAGCCAATCACATGATAACATGGAAAGCGACGAAGTGTCGTGTAATGATAAAAGCAGCGATGGTGAATCAGACAGAAGCCTAGGAAATGAATCAGATAAAGAGCTAGGAACACACTATAGTCCTAGTTTTATGGACTTGGATAATGCAAGACCACCAGAACTTGGAATGAAATTTCCAACACTTGAAGATGCACAGAGATTTTATGAGGCACATGCTCTTAAAACTGGTTTTGTTGCAAAGAGGGGGACAAATTACAGGAGAAAAAAGTTTACCCTAGAGTGCCACAAGACCGGCACATCAAAGCTAACTCCGAACCcacagaggaagaggaagaaaaatattatagagaGGACACAATGCCAGGCAAAGGTGGTCGTGAAACTCCACAGTGGACAGTGGGAGTATGCATCAGTCCGGAATGAACACAACCACCCATTGTGTCCTAGCTATTCACTAAGATTCTCGAAGCGCAAACGCAGGCAAAATCCTCCAAGCCAGAAACAGCTGTATGTTCAGAGAAACGGTGAGCTACTGACACAAGCAGATAATCTTGAGGAACAGGTGGTGCAACCTCTTATTTCAGCTAATTTTAATGAAGTAAGTTTACTGATAAATGTACACAGACATTTTGCTTATGTACAAGTCTAATTGAAATGAATTTTTATGATATGTCCTCCTGGTTGTACCTCAAGGTAAACAACAAAAGGACACCTGGACATTCAGAGAATAGTATACCTACTGCTGAGCAGGAACCTGTTAACGAACAATCATTAAAAGATAGAAGACTACAGTCCGCTGACAATTATCAGGTATGGAAAGCTGAAACTTAATAAGGCATAAGATAATAGGTATTGCTATGTATCATAATTCATGAGTACCAATATTGAATAAGGCATCAAATAGTAGCTTAAGGTAAGTTACTCATTTGCATGCAGGAGCAATCTTCAAATGGCATAGACAAAACTGCAAAACAACCGATTGTAGATAAATTGGTTGAACAAAACAACTCAATGGATCAATCACTTCAGCATACTGAAGAGCAGAACAGATCACATGATAATGTGGAAAGCAGTGAAGCGCCAAGTGATGATACAAGCAGTGAAGGTGATTCAGGCAGCAGCTCAGGGAATGAGTCGGATAAGGAGCTTAGGAAGTACTATCCTAGTTTTGAAGAACTGGAGAATTCAAGGCCACCAGAACCAGGAATGAAATTTCCATCCCTTCAAGCTGCACAAAAATTCTATTATGCGCATGCTCTCCTAACTGGTTTTGTTGGAAAAAGGGGAACCAACTACAAGAGAAGGAAGTTTCACTTAGAATGCAACAGGAGTGGCAAATCGAAGTCAACGAAGTCATCTGAAAACCTATTGACGAAGAGGAAAAGCAATGCTATAGAGAAGACACAATGCAAGGCAAGGGTGATTGTGAAGCTCGATAAGGGAGAGTGGTTGTTCACAGCAGTTCGCCATGAGCACAATCATCCATTATGCCCAAGCCCTTCACTTACAAAATTCCTATTAGACCACAAACAAATGTCAACTGCAGAGAAGTCATTTTTAAGAGTTATGAAACAAAATAGGATACCTcctaagaaaattttgaaagttttCAGGAAAATAAGAGTTTGTTTCAGAGACACGCCATTTGAAAATAAAGATGAGAACAACATACCGCAAACAGAACATAGAATAGCAAACTCAGATGTTGAAAGCACATTGAAGCACTTCACAGAATTGCAGATGCAAAACCCAGAGTTCTTCTACATGTTGCAAAAAGATGAAAACAACACAGTGACAAGCATCTTCTGGTCTGATACGAGATCGAGGATCGagtatgatatttttggagattttatAATGCTTGATGCTATCTATAGCACTGATATGTGTAACATGCCTTTTGTGCCTATTATTGGGATAAATAACCATGCGAGACCCCTCGTGCTGGGATGTGCTTTGTTAAAAGATGAGAAAACTGAAACCTTCAAATGGATGTGGCGTACATTTTTGCAAGTGATGGGaggaaaaatgccaagaacaGTCATGGCAAACCAGGACACATCAATGGAGGAGGCAATTGCAAGAGTCATGCCACATGTAAGGATTAGGTTTTGCAAGCGGCATGTTATGAGCAAAACTCAGGAAAAGCTTGGAGCCTTCATGGCAGCGAAAGGTAACATAAATGCAGATCTACACAACTTGGTACACAACTCGCTGCTAGAAGAAGAATTTGAAGAAGAATGGGCTGAGCTTATTGAGAGGTATAATGCAAGTGAAAACCATCATCTGCAGCTCATGTGGCAAACAAGAAAAAGCTGGGCACCTGTGTATTTTAGAGAATATTTCTATCCATTTGTCGAATCAGTTGGATGCAACGAGGCAATGAACTCATTATTTAAAGATAATATGCTTCCAAAGGACACGATAGATAAGTTCATTGGGCGATATATGGAGATACAAGAGAATGTAaaaaaagttgatgatgaagatAGATTTCATTCAGGAGCTGACCTTAAATATGTCTCGATGCAGCCAATAGAACAACATGCAgcacatatttatacaaggGAAATATTTCTGAAAGTGCAGAAAGAACTATTACATTCTACTGCATTCAATGTGCAGGAGATTCAAACAGGAACAGTATACATACTTGAAAAGGTCTTCAACTATGAGAATCCAGAGTTTGATAGAAATTCATTTGAAGTTCTAGTTGAACCTGGCATCAAAGCATTCAAGTGTCAATGTGCAAAATTTACGAGGGATGGAATACTGTGCTGCCACATATTCAGACTTTTCACTCAGTTTGGAATCAATGAAATACCTGAGCAGTACAGAATGCCCAGATGGACTAAAATGTTCAGAGAGGAGCAGCTAAAAAAGAACAAGGAAAACAAATTGGATAAGCATGACATAAAGGATTCAGAAAATACGTTGAGATATGCAATGCTAATGAATAAAGTGGCTGAAATTGGCCGACAAATATGCCATGATGAGATAAAATTCAGCAGCTTCATGCTGGAACTAGGCAGGATTCAAGAAAGGTTGATAATGGAGCGAGGAGAAAATGCAGAAAATAATGATGATACATGTTAACAAGGGGTCTTACAACATGAGCAAGGAGGGAGCAGTAGCGATGCAGATATAGAGTTGCAGGAGCAACAGCACATAGGTGGATTGCAATGCAATGTGGATATTTATTGGTCCAAATGTGCAGTTGCTGGATCATTGTCAACATGAGCAGCAAGCATGTAGAGAATTGCGAGAGTTGGTCAACTGATCTGATCTCTCGGAGGAGGCTCATGTCCATGAAGTAGAATGGTTAGTAAGCTTAGTTTATCCAAAGCAAGTTAGTTATAGGTTCCGCAAGGACTATGTAGTGAACTTGTGGTCTGATAGGGAAGTGCTGGTCGAGAGCAGGAAGACATCCTCTATGTAGAGATGCATTGTATTTATAATTTGGCCTCCTGTCTATAGATCTTTGGTTCGCACTGAATGGGAAGCTGATAATTAATTGGTGTCCGTGCTCTCCGTTTGTCAGATTTGACCTTTTGTTTCTGCCTGCCTTTGCTCGGTTCAAGATGATTTATTgtgtctttctttttatttgtcatAATCGTGTATCGTACGATTTTGATGTAATATGTTCCGTGCATTTTGGAGTTGTTTATATGCTGTGTTTTCGAcaaacatgtaaatttttatgtcATCAGGTTGTTCTCGTTTCATGTTCTTTTGGTAGGAAGAATATTTGTGGTGAATGATTGCATTTAGTTTTAGTAAAGATTGGCGTCAGTTCTTATTTGCAATGTGTGCTTTTTATTGAAATCAAACTCAAGTTAGCTTTCATGTGGTCGCAGAAGCTGGGAACACCCATTCTTAACCGAGGTCTTGTTCTTCACCTTCTTCCAttcttttttgaaactaaagTGGAACTAAAGAGGAAATAAGATTGAACCGCCAATTTTTAcgagtatatttatatttatttgttagtaGTACTAGCATATAGCCTTCACTTTGCCACAGCACAGATcgatcacaaattcacaattcACAGATTTAAAAGCAGAGTAGGCAGAGCATATAACCAAGGCTAACAACAAATTCACGCAAAATTTTCGTCGAAACCGTGCAAATTAAAACTCAACCTTGTTGATGAACGTAGTACAAGTTGACAAGCTCGGATAGCTTGAGATTCTTTCGACCGAACAAACCAAAAAACAGAACAGTTTGGTTGTCTGCTTCAAACATGATTAAGCCCAATCGCCTCCCTAATTATTCTTCCTTTCTCGTTTCATTTTCTATCTATCTCGAATTCATTCTCGATTGTAATGAGAAAAAATCTGCGAGGAACAAACAAATACATCAGCTGCCAAGCCGGAGAGCATCTCAGCGCATCCGACGCTTCTGCACGGGCTTGCggtcctcgtcgtcggagccggagccggacacctcgccgtcgtcgtcgtcgaagtCCTCGAGATCCTCGTCGTCGAAGTCGCCGTCGAACTCCCCGTCGCTCCCCATGGCCTCGAACTCAtcatcctcatcctcctcgtcctcgctCACCGCCTTCGCCTTCCGCGCGTACCCTCTCCGCGCGCacagcgccgccgcagccggagCCGCTGCGGGCTGGAGGCTGAGATGGAGGAGGCGcaccacccccgccgccgccggtggcagGCCCGCGGCCCCGATTACCGGCGCCGAGcgtggtgccgccgccgcggggaggaggcggcggagggctaGGGAGGCGATCCCGGAGGCGGCGCGCTGCATGGCGGTGGTGGAGcgtggcggctagggttttggaGGCGGGGTTCGCGGGAGGCGCGGGTGGGTTTTAACGGACATGGCTGGAAGATTCCAGAGACtcgctgcggcggcgagcgcgtcttatttttttccctttttttttttgcactttTCCTTACGAGCTTTAGTGGGCTGGGCCTGGGAATACTTGTTGGGCCACGCTTCGGAGAAAAGTAACAAGATTGGGCTTACAGTGAGCTTTGGTCGGCCCAATGGAAGCTGAAAGTTCACCTGTCTGATTGTAGCAAGTAATCGAGTATCATCCGTACTTTTGGACTCTGACACAGTCTTTGAGATGCTACTTTGACCAACAGTatctacaaaaataaaatgttttaaataaaaagagttacatattatgatagtttgtttaatgataaatcaagtaacatcaattttacatggttgatttttttttgttattaatagtcaaagttaCTTGACTTGTCACTatgctaaaaatgtttatattttggaattgaGGGTAGGTGTGATGGGACATTGAGTGGTACGAAACTAAAATTGTGACAGGTCTATAAATGTTTgcaatatataaatgtttgcaATAGAAGAAATACCTTTCCCACAGTAACAAATGGATggtttacataaatttttttttctaatttcatTGAAATCAACTGACAGCATAAAAATGTCTGCTTCAGTAATACCAATTTCCTAAATAAATTCATTactaatatatatctatattatgaATAACAAAAGAAACTTATTGAATGAGTTGATAtctaaatactccctctgcaTTTTAATACACtacatttttaactttttatatgtgtttaatCTTCTATcttatataaattgtttttgcaaatatatagaaatgctAGTTATAATATACCATAAatcaataataattatttatgttttttaagtaAGAAAAATTGTTAAAgatgtattaaaaattaaacgacATCCTCTATTACAATAAGGTGGGAGTGTGACATAATAAAtctactatataaatatttctaatttcaTTGAAAACAACTGAAGCATGAAAATGGTTGCATCAGTAATACCAATTCCTAAATAAATTCAAT is part of the Oryza brachyantha chromosome 2, ObraRS2, whole genome shotgun sequence genome and encodes:
- the LOC102703368 gene encoding protein FAR1-RELATED SEQUENCE 5-like, yielding MPSPSGMYELHVQGRDAELLTRGDSPIDVVPPLGIVPDDSEQVLAHVNSISIPGNPGNEVSPLQAWNLPDLHSEKVLQASKNDGQILITPLELIKKPVDKQVIAEGRLQLTGDGHQILSSNGMDKTAHELYLDQLGRQTNIMDQPEQRTEEQSQSHDNMESDEVSCNDKSSDGESDRSLGNESDKELGTHYSPSFMDLDNARPPELGMKFPTLEDAQRFYEAHALKTGFVAKRGTNYRRKKFTLECHKTGTSKLTPNPQRKRKKNIIERTQCQAKVVVKLHSGQWEYASVRNEHNHPLCPSYSLRFSKRKRRQNPPSQKQLYVQRNGELLTQADNLEEQVVQPLISANFNEVNNKRTPGHSENSIPTAEQEPVNEQSLKDRRLQSADNYQEQSSNGIDKTAKQPIVDKLVEQNNSMDQSLQHTEEQNRSHDNVESSEAPSDDTSSEGDSGSSSGNESDKELRKYYPSFEELENSRPPEPGMKFPSLQAAQKFYYAHALLTGFVGKRGTNYKRRKFHLECNRSGKSKSTKSSENLLTKRKSNAIEKTQCKARVIVKLDKGEWLFTAVRHEHNHPLCPSPSLTKFLLDHKQMSTAEKSFLRVMKQNRIPPKKILKVFRKIRVCFRDTPFENKDENNIPQTEHRIANSDVESTLKHFTELQMQNPEFFYMLQKDENNTVTSIFWSDTRSRIEYDIFGDFIMLDAIYSTDMCNMPFVPIIGINNHARPLVLGCALLKDEKTETFKWMWRTFLQVMGGKMPRTVMANQDTSMEEAIARVMPHVRIRFCKRHVMSKTQEKLGAFMAAKGNINADLHNLVHNSLLEEEFEEEWAELIERYNASENHHLQLMWQTRKSWAPVYFREYFYPFVESVGCNEAMNSLFKDNMLPKDTIDKFIGRYMEIQENVKKVDDEDRFHSGADLKYVSMQPIEQHAAHIYTREIFLKVQKELLHSTAFNVQEIQTGTVYILEKVFNYENPEFDRNSFEVLVEPGIKAFKCQCAKFTRDGILCCHIFRLFTQFGINEIPEQYRMPRWTKMFREEQLKKNKENKLDKHDIKDSENTLRYAMLMNKVAEIGRQICHDEIKFSSFMLELGRIQERLIMERGENAENNDDTC